From Epinephelus lanceolatus isolate andai-2023 chromosome 12, ASM4190304v1, whole genome shotgun sequence, the proteins below share one genomic window:
- the pcyt1aa gene encoding choline-phosphate cytidylyltransferase A isoform X2 — protein MEAQSSSELLLSRKRKRESSNREIEEGERLGKIPRCTVGLKHPAPFADELVPDNKPYERVNMEEAKRGTPHRPVRVYADGIFDVFHSGHARALMQAKCLFPNTHLIVGVCSDDLTHKYKGFTVMNEDERYDAIRHCRYVDEVVRNAPWTLTPEFLAKHRIDFVAHDDIPYSSAGSDDIYKHIKEAGMFAPTQRTEGISTSDIITRIVRDYDVYVRRNLQRGYTAKELNVSFINEKKYHLQERVDKVKRKVRDVEEKSKEFVQKVEEKSIDLIQKWEEKSREFIGNFLQMFGPEGALKHMLKEGKGRMLQAISPRHSPDSSPTREERSPSPTFRLPFFTKTSPPPSPPPHHSGARGYLISEDDEDDEDDEDDEDDKN, from the exons ATGGAGGCCCAAAGCTCCAGCGAGCTGCTGCTGtccagaaagagaaaaagagagagttcCAATCGGGAGatcgaggaaggagagaggcTTGGGAAAATCCCCAGATGTACTGTG GGGTTGAAGCACCCTGCACCTTTCGCAGATGAGCTGGTGCCTGATAATAAGCCCTATGAGAGAGTCAACATGGAGGAGGCGAAGAGGGGAACCCCAC ACAGACCGGTGCGGGTGTATGCAGATGGCATCTTTGATGTTTTCCACTCAGGTCACGCCAGAGCGCTCATGCAGGCTAAATGCCTCTTCCCAAATACACACCTCATCGTAGGAG TGTGCAGTGATGACCTGACCCACAAATACAAGGGCTTCACGGTGATGAATGAGGACGAACGATATGATGCCATCAGACATTGCCGCTATGTGGATGAAGTGGTGCGAAACGCTCCCTGGACGTTAACGCCAGAGTTCCTTGCAAAACATCGC ATTGACTTTGTGGCCCACGATGACATCCCATACTCCTCAGCAGGCAGTGATGACATTTACAAGCACATCAAAGAAGCCG GTATGTTTGCTCCTACCCAGCGGACAGAGGGCATCTCtacctctgacatcatcacacgCATAGTCCGTGACTATGACGTGTACGTCAGACGCAACCTGCAGCGAGGATACACAGCGAAGGAACTCAACGTCAGCTTCATTAAT GAGAAGAAGTACCACCTGCAGGAGCGCGTGGACAAGGTGAAGAGGAAGGTACGTGACGTGGAGGAGAAGAGCAAAGAGTTCGTCCAGAAGGTGGAGGAAAAGAGCATCGACCTCATCCAGAAATGGGAGGAGAAGTCCAGGGAGTTCATAGGCAACTTCCTGCAGATGTTTGGCCCTGAGGGAGCTCTG AAGCACATGCTGAAAGAAGGGAAGGGCCGCATGCTGCAGGCCATCAGCCCGAGGCACAGCCCCGACAGCAGCCCCACCCGCGAGGAGCGCTCTCCCTCTCCCACCTTCCGTCTCCCCTTCTTCACCAAGACCTCCCCGCCTCCCTCGCCTCCGCCCCACCACAGCGGAGCCCGCGGATACCTCATCAGCGAGGACGACGAGGACGACGAGGACGACGAGGACGATGAAGACGACAAAAACTAG
- the pcyt1aa gene encoding choline-phosphate cytidylyltransferase A isoform X1, with translation MEAQSSSELLLSRKRKRESSNREIEEGERLGKIPRCTVGLKHPAPFADELVPDNKPYERVNMEEAKRGTPPDRPVRVYADGIFDVFHSGHARALMQAKCLFPNTHLIVGVCSDDLTHKYKGFTVMNEDERYDAIRHCRYVDEVVRNAPWTLTPEFLAKHRIDFVAHDDIPYSSAGSDDIYKHIKEAGMFAPTQRTEGISTSDIITRIVRDYDVYVRRNLQRGYTAKELNVSFINEKKYHLQERVDKVKRKVRDVEEKSKEFVQKVEEKSIDLIQKWEEKSREFIGNFLQMFGPEGALKHMLKEGKGRMLQAISPRHSPDSSPTREERSPSPTFRLPFFTKTSPPPSPPPHHSGARGYLISEDDEDDEDDEDDEDDKN, from the exons ATGGAGGCCCAAAGCTCCAGCGAGCTGCTGCTGtccagaaagagaaaaagagagagttcCAATCGGGAGatcgaggaaggagagaggcTTGGGAAAATCCCCAGATGTACTGTG GGGTTGAAGCACCCTGCACCTTTCGCAGATGAGCTGGTGCCTGATAATAAGCCCTATGAGAGAGTCAACATGGAGGAGGCGAAGAGGGGAACCCCAC CAGACAGACCGGTGCGGGTGTATGCAGATGGCATCTTTGATGTTTTCCACTCAGGTCACGCCAGAGCGCTCATGCAGGCTAAATGCCTCTTCCCAAATACACACCTCATCGTAGGAG TGTGCAGTGATGACCTGACCCACAAATACAAGGGCTTCACGGTGATGAATGAGGACGAACGATATGATGCCATCAGACATTGCCGCTATGTGGATGAAGTGGTGCGAAACGCTCCCTGGACGTTAACGCCAGAGTTCCTTGCAAAACATCGC ATTGACTTTGTGGCCCACGATGACATCCCATACTCCTCAGCAGGCAGTGATGACATTTACAAGCACATCAAAGAAGCCG GTATGTTTGCTCCTACCCAGCGGACAGAGGGCATCTCtacctctgacatcatcacacgCATAGTCCGTGACTATGACGTGTACGTCAGACGCAACCTGCAGCGAGGATACACAGCGAAGGAACTCAACGTCAGCTTCATTAAT GAGAAGAAGTACCACCTGCAGGAGCGCGTGGACAAGGTGAAGAGGAAGGTACGTGACGTGGAGGAGAAGAGCAAAGAGTTCGTCCAGAAGGTGGAGGAAAAGAGCATCGACCTCATCCAGAAATGGGAGGAGAAGTCCAGGGAGTTCATAGGCAACTTCCTGCAGATGTTTGGCCCTGAGGGAGCTCTG AAGCACATGCTGAAAGAAGGGAAGGGCCGCATGCTGCAGGCCATCAGCCCGAGGCACAGCCCCGACAGCAGCCCCACCCGCGAGGAGCGCTCTCCCTCTCCCACCTTCCGTCTCCCCTTCTTCACCAAGACCTCCCCGCCTCCCTCGCCTCCGCCCCACCACAGCGGAGCCCGCGGATACCTCATCAGCGAGGACGACGAGGACGACGAGGACGACGAGGACGATGAAGACGACAAAAACTAG